One genomic segment of Novisyntrophococcus fermenticellae includes these proteins:
- a CDS encoding ABC transporter permease yields MDNTENKINQMPKKSPLSMQIDLKKFEKATDEEKHQQEVMSESASFFKDGMRRLKKNPLAVGSIVVLIAILLMIIVAPRIVPYKYSQIISVEGKRDKTAINMAPFHYSDLEKKYMDDGGKIFPHIMGTDELGRDYFMRVVYGTRISLAVGVFASVLVLLIGVLYGSISGYFGGKVDLIMMRIVDMIYSLPDLLMIILLSVVLNEILNLDSIPFLKSLGTNMISLFIVFGLLYWVGMARLVRGQILTIKENEYVLAARVSGAKPKRIIRKHILPNCISVIIISGALQIPTAIFTESFLSFIGLGVKAPMPSLGSLASLARAGITTYSYKLIFPAIMIALITLSFNLLGDGLRDAFDPKLRR; encoded by the coding sequence ATGGATAATACAGAAAATAAGATAAACCAAATGCCAAAAAAATCTCCCCTAAGTATGCAGATTGACTTGAAGAAGTTTGAAAAAGCGACAGATGAGGAAAAGCACCAGCAGGAAGTCATGAGTGAATCCGCATCATTTTTTAAGGATGGCATGAGAAGGCTGAAGAAAAATCCTCTGGCGGTAGGAAGTATCGTCGTGCTGATTGCAATCCTGCTGATGATTATCGTGGCACCTCGCATAGTACCTTATAAATATTCGCAAATTATCAGTGTAGAAGGAAAGCGTGACAAGACTGCAATCAATATGGCACCCTTTCATTATTCTGACTTGGAAAAAAAATATATGGACGATGGGGGAAAAATATTCCCTCATATCATGGGTACCGATGAGTTAGGACGTGATTACTTTATGCGTGTCGTTTACGGAACCAGGATTTCTTTGGCTGTCGGTGTTTTTGCCAGTGTGCTGGTGTTACTTATAGGGGTTCTTTATGGCAGTATCTCAGGTTATTTTGGGGGCAAGGTCGATTTAATCATGATGCGTATTGTAGATATGATATACTCACTTCCTGATTTGCTTATGATTATTCTGCTGTCAGTGGTGCTCAATGAAATTCTGAATCTGGACAGTATCCCGTTTTTGAAGAGCTTGGGAACCAATATGATTTCACTGTTTATTGTATTTGGACTGCTGTACTGGGTAGGCATGGCAAGACTGGTCCGTGGGCAGATTCTGACCATTAAAGAAAATGAATATGTACTGGCAGCCCGGGTAAGCGGAGCAAAGCCGAAGCGTATAATACGGAAGCACATTCTTCCGAACTGTATCAGTGTCATAATTATTTCAGGGGCGCTGCAGATCCCTACGGCTATATTTACTGAAAGCTTTTTAAGTTTCATAGGCCTTGGGGTGAAGGCTCCCATGCCTTCTCTGGGATCACTGGCCAGCCTGGCCAGAGCGGGGATCACCACATATTCTTATAAGCTGATTTTCCCGGCAATTATGATAGCACTGATAACATTGTCATTTAATCTATTGGGAGATGGTCTTCGTGATGCATTTGATCCCAAATTAAGGAGGTAA